From the genome of Trypanosoma brucei brucei TREU927 chromosome 11 chr11_scaffold01 genomic scaffold, whole genome shotgun sequence:
GGCTGTGCACGACATCCAATGGCTTCCTAACGGTTTAGAATGTGCCTTTGGTGGAAAGCAAACGGTGACTCAAGAGGGGCGACAGTTTGTGTCCTTGAGTGATGACGgctatatgtgtgtgtgggataTCCGTCCCGAATACCTTCCTGCTGATAAACTCCGAAAGATGAAGCACCAAGGTCGTATTGGCGGTGAGGATTTTCCATGGGTGCCACTCCTCCGTTTCCAAATGTCGAAAccgggtggtggtggggatgTTGCGGGTTTCCGCTTCCATGTCGACGGTTTGCAGGCTTCGGAAACACCTTCCTATCGTGCATGCTGTGGAAGTTTGCACGGTGAGATTGCTGTCTGCAGTATGTTAGTGCCTGACGAACGACGTGATTTTTCTGCCGGTTCAGAGGATGTTCGTGTCGtgcagcagctgctccgTGGGCATGCTGGCCCCGTGTACAGTATACAGCGCCATCCTACGATCAGTGACGTCTACCTGACATGTGGGGATGTGCAGTTCAAAATATGGCGTGTGGGAACTGAATTCCCCATTCTAACATCGCCGCAACATGACACAGCCATAACGTGTGCGCGCTGGTCGCCCACACGTGTGAGTGTTCTCGTCGTTGGTACTGCCGACGGTAAGATATTGGTGTGGGATTTGCTCGATAGAAACAGTGAACCTCTGCTTGTTCACCAGCTGGTGCAGGATGCCATCACTGTTATTAATTTTAAACCGGCCCCGGCGTCAGTTCCGGCCACTTATGTTCAATACGTTGCCATCGGCACGAGTGTAGGTTCCTTCCATTGGTACGCCCTGCCAAAGGTGTTGTCACGCGGTCCGAGCGGGGAGCAACGGCATTTCCGGGCGGTGCTCGAACGTGAGGTGCGGCGCGTGCTTTTCTTCCAGTGGCGTTGGTCCGAGAGGAACCGTGAGCGAGACCGTTACGGCCACGCGGCGCCGAAGATGAGAGACCGGGACCACGAAACCCCAGCTGCCATCACCGCCGACAGCAACTGGGGAAATGAAGACAACTATTACGCCTACGATCATCACAGGGACGCAGAATTCCTGGCAAAGGTTGAAGCCTTCAGGCCGGAGGAAGATACCATGTCCCTGAGCGAACTTGACGGCGACGGTGCGGATACACGGGCCTCACCAATTTGAGGATGCAGCAGGAGGAGCGGGAAGACACAAGGTAACATCAACAAGCAAATCTGTCCCTACTGCACCCTTTTGTTTaagggaaagaggggaatgTGGGAGATCTCGAGTGGCCCATGATGTTGCAGGACAGTGCGGTAAGACTGGAGTAGGGTGATGAGCACGTGTCTTTCtcccgtgtgtgtgtgtgtggaaccTGTGGTGCTTGGTGTGTAGGGAGCAGCGGCTCCAATACCTGCTTCAGACTAATAATGCGAGAGTGTTGGAAACCTCAACTATAGCGCATCATGCTAgcttacatatatatatatatatataatatatatatatatacgtatatatatgtatgcatctGTGTGTAGAATGCTACTTTAAGGGGGCTACGTTCTCTCGGTTGAGTGTACAGTCTTATACATACAAATGCGTCGAAGCGGGATAATGGGCATACACATAgagtgttgttttcccccctcccccttactatttcttttttttactattatttccCTACTCTCCTTTTGAAGCAGATGGATGTGCGCCATGTGAATGCGGGGATGTACTATGTAATGTAGTTGAGCCTGGAAGGTCGGCTGCTTCGACATTGATTCGATTGTACATCTCTTTCACCTCGCATATTATTCAGCAACCAACTTGTCGGCCTTGTATCGAAAGCCAATACATGTACGTATCACAACTATTAGTActattttttccaccttgttTGACCTATTGAGCGGTTGCCACAGGTGTATCGTCTAGGAGTTTGTGGGGTTCtgattttctgttgttgttgttgttattgctatattttttttttttcttctctaccGTTTAAATTGTTTATTTTCGCTCTCTACTCTTTCACTCGTGCACGTTTCAGCGGGCACGGGAAAGGAGgcggaagaaagaaagtgatTTGTAAGggtgaaaagaggaaagtgtgTGAAGAGGAGTGAGCCAAATAGTAAAAGCAATCCAGACGTGAGGAGgttttgatttgtttgaAGAAAATGACTACATTTGAGCACCTACCTGATTTACTACCCCTTTTACCGTTCCGTCGGGGGAAGAAAGACTCAGTTGATTGGACATTGTGCATCCGATACATTTCCAGCAACTTTACCAGCAATTACACCTCCAATGTGGAATCCGCACTTCGTCAAATGAATTCGTTTCACCACACTATCGTGCAAACTTGTCATGAGGATGCCACGCAAGCACCTACCGAGAGCTTCATTGAGGAGAAACTCACTCCGTATTGCAAGCTGGTGGCGATGGTTCAGTCCCATTTGCCTTTACATGGGGGTCTGGTTCACGGTGATTTACGCTTCATTTGGTACGACAGTTTTGATGGAACCAAATATGAATCAAAAAACGCGAACCTGGAGTTGCTTTCTTGCGTCTATAATCTCGCTGCCTCGTGGGCTTATATAGGGGCCCAGCAGACTCGAGACGGGCTTGTGGATAAACTGAAGGTGGCATCTAAGGCATTCCAGAATGCCACCGGGTACTATGAAATGGCTGAAGGGCTTTTGAGTAGACTCCCACCGGAACTTGCAACTGGCGACCTCACACATGAGTCACTATCTTTGCTGAAAAGAATTTGTGCTGCCATGACGCATCACTGTGCTTACCTGAAGGCAGAGATTGATATGAAGGACAACCATTCCGTGCTCTCAAAGATTGCGCgcgaggggggaaaagtgtATCAGATAGTTGCTACATCCCTGAAGGAAAGCGCGTGGTACACAAATAGTAGAAGGGGGAGTAAGGCGGTGCTGCTTGAGCAGGAATTACGGACTTTGTGTTGCGTGTTCAATGCGCGGGCCCACCTACACGTCGCTGAAGTACACTCCAATGCAAATGATCAAGGAATCGCCGTCGCTCACTTTAATGAGGCCCAGAAACATCTGCAGCAAATAGAGAAGTTACACAGTGTCGAGTTGCGGTCATGGATTAGTAGCATCATTAGCAATGTGAATAAAGGGAACGAGAGGGCGCTGTCAATGAACAACACAGTTTATTTCTGCCGGGTGCCGAATGAAGTGGAGCCACCGGCGGGCCTTCCACGGCCGTTGGGCAAAGCAACGGAGCACCAAagtttttttgcatttgaaTCTACGCGCGAAAATGATCCATTATTTGGTATTGTTCCCGCGCACATTGCTTCCACCGCCGCTGGGTGGCGTGACCGGCAGAGGAGTCTTGTCTCTGCTTGTTCCACTTCCTCCAGATCAACACGAAAGAGGGCGGCAGAGCTTTTACAGCGACTCGGCGTGACCGCCGTTATTGAAGTGCTTTCCGGGGAAACCAAAGACCGCGGCCGAGTGCCGGCACAACTGCGCAGTAAAATCGAGTCCCTTCGGCGAAATAAGGCGGGCGAGGCTGTCAACATCGTACAGACGCTGGTAAACATGGTAAAAATTTGTGACAAAATTTATGTCTCGGTACAGGAAGTGgtgaaaaaagtaaaaaacgAACtcgaagaggagcgtcggcGGGATGCACAATATATGGAGACATACGGCAATAGTATGTGGCGTGGTATGTGCTGCTCCGCATCTGAGGTGCAGCAGTACCACTCCATCCAAGTGGCCATTGGGAAGTATGAAGAGGATCTGCAACGCGAGTTGGTAGAGCCATTTGGTCAAGCAAAAATTGTCTTGGATGAAAACTTGAAGTGTCTAGGAAGGTTGGACTGGCCTATGGAAGATTTGGATGCCCTTATGCCTTTTACGAAGACTGAGGACGTCCGTCAACAGAGTGAAAAAGTGCTGCAGCAAATCGAGAGACTAAAGAAGTTGACGGCTTGCATACATGAACTTGAGGCGAGCCAGAACAACCGACTTCAGGAGTTGGAACATGCTCTTGAAACGGATGACGTGGCACGTGCTCTCTCCGCTGTGGAGGAAAGCCAGTACCAAGTCGTGATGGCGAAGGAGTCGAAGAAAATAAGTGATATGATTGATGGAGTGAGCAGTAGTGTgcggaaggaagaagaggtacTTAGGGAAATTGAGGAGGTGGTGGAAAGTTTAGCCGTCCTTCGGAGCTCGGACCCTATTCTCGAGGAAGCGGAAAAGGTGTGCAATACACTTGAGTGCGGTTGCTCTGCCTACGCTGAACTTCACCGTGACTTCAGTAATATTGTGAAAAAGGGCTCCGCTATATTGAAGGGGCTGGAGGTCGTACTCAGCAGCGCGAAGTCGTTCGTGGCGACACGCAAGTCCGAGGCGGAACAAATCCGAGTTTCACTCGACGAACAAATAGCACACAAGATTGCAGAGCTAGagcacaaaaaggaaagcgaaaGGGCTGTTGAGGAGTCACAACGGCGACAGGAGGAACTTCAACTTCAAGTTCAGCTCCTTGAGCGTCAGCTTGATCCGCAGAGGTCGGAACGTATGGCGGAGGTACTGCGACGACAGCGTGAGGCGGCAGCCGCGTTCTCAAGCACTTCCGCGTCACTTCCCCCATCAAACATGTCAGGTGTTGATGCCCCACCAGCGTATGATTTCGTTGTGAATAACGTCCACCCTAACGTGCCCACACACACCCATCCGCCGCAGTACTATGCACCTCATAATCCCTTATCTTAGCgtgttgcgttttttttctggtcGAAATAAAGCTACCATCAGAAGGTGAAtttgttccttcccttccacgCACATACCGACGGACCGCGGAGGCGGGGAAACATGGCAATGCATTCCCTTCTCAGAAGTTGGTGGTTCTTTATCGGTTTTCCcggtttttgcttttgttttccaatTCGCtgttaaaaatgaaaatcaGAGTCGAAAGGTGACGAAAAGAAATGTCTGAGGGATGAAACAACTGTTAGCGACGGTAAGCTGATGCTATATTGTGACGACTGTGGCTCCGTCACTATTGCGtagtgtattttttttattccgttGCTTGCATGTACATGTAATACGGACAGCTTCACAACTCCGAGAGTGATTTGGGGTACTCGGAGCCGCAAGTGCACGAGTTAAGTTGATGCCTGTGTGCGTGCAAATGAGTGGGTGCTTGAGGATACTTTATGGTGTGGTTATTTTcctatttccccccccttgcTATTTGTGGCCTGCAGTGCCGTCGTACGTCGTATGCGTTCGTAAGCTTCAATTCCTTTGACTTTGTTGGTGGAATTACCCCGCGATAGTCGGCATCGCTCATGTGAGGTAGAGGGAGGTGGGATTATTATCTTCTGGGGTTCTGAAACCTTCAGCAAGTTTTGCTTGTTCaccctctcccttctgcttgccattttcaattttttcctttttttagtGCGGTAAGGGCGACCGTTGATGAGTAGGGTTGTTTTTAAAGCAAGGTTTTGAGGATCGATAGGAGAGCAGactgacaaaacaaaaaggccgtagaattttcttttattttttgcgtAATCGTTCTGAGGCTTGACGATCATGACTACATGGCTCTTCAATGTAAGTGTCTTGCATCTGTCTGCCTCCTTCTCTGAGCCGCGACTAGCCTCCTTCGCGGCTGAGGGACAACTCGCGTGTCGTATGTTTTTCAACGGAAAACCTCTCGATCTCACATTTCAGCCCGCATCGGAGATGAttggagggggaaaacccCAGTCTACTTTTCTTTACCGTATCCAATCCCTCACGGTTGCTGACCTTTTAAACATGTTGAGGCAGAGGTCTGTGAGGTTTTACATCGTTCCCGTGAAAAGGAACAGTGATCCGTTAGGTAAGGAGATACGGGCGGCCTGCAGAGCGACCACGAACATCATGTGCATAGCAGAGCGTGGGGGTGGGCTGCTTGAACTTCCCCTGACATCTGCTGCttcaaaggaagaaggaaatagtGGTATTGTAGGTACTCTTTCGGTATGTATTGCTTTTGATCAGTTAGCGGAAGTGGAGTTACGTCTCAAGGAGTTTTACGTCTCGGGCTTGGAAAATGGGATATATGGATTGCATTGTCGTCTTGCCCCCTTCAAGGAGGGTGTTGTGAGCAAGTTGACGCGGGCGCTGTCTGGCACCGCTCGGTGGACTGACGCCGAAGTGCCTATGGCGAAGTATCGGGGTGTGCTGCGTAACTTAAAAAAGCATCAGTTTGCTATAGCTGTTTATTTGATAGATGGCAATAATAACGAAAGGCCAGTCGCGTCGTTTGAAGTGGATTTAGCAATCAAAAATACAAGTGCGTCCTGCAAAGAGATAACAATCCCATTCTCCATGAGTGATGGAAAGACATCAACAACGGTGAACGGGGCTCTTCAACTGAGCGGGTTACCGACCTTTGAGGACgaaatgcaaaaaatatTACGAGCAGGTCCGGCATGCGTTGACACtgaagatgaaaagaaagagaaaaacaaattctCAGATCCCGAAGGGGCCAAGAGCTCAGAGGCCGAGAGCACCACAGAAATTGATACAGAAAACTCAAGTATGGGTCGCCATCTCCCCGAATATTCGCAGGGATCGTCCCCTCCAATTGTTTCGCGCACATCAACCCCTACAAGAGCGTCACCACGGGATATTTCTTCCCCACCTAGCGAAGATCAAGATGCTGAAGATTGTCGATTCAGCTTTCCGAGTAAAAACAGCATTTCTGCCCTTTGGCACTCTGAAGCAGATCTGGAATctccaacaccgccacctgagaaggacatggatgtgcatggtgatgttccaccgccaacaccgccacctgagaaggacatggatgtgcatggtgatgttccaccgccaacaccgccacccgagaaggacatggatgtgcatggtgatgttccaccgccaacaccgccacccgagaaggacatggatgtgcatggtgatgttccaccgccaacaccgccacctgagaaggacatggatgtgcatggtgatgttccaccgccaacaccgccacccgagaaggacatggatgtgcatggtgatgttccaccgccaacaccgccacccgagaaggacatggatgtgcatggtgatgttccaccgccaacaccgccacctgagaaggacatggatgtgcatggtgatgttccaccgccaacaccgccacccgagaaggacatggatgtgcatggtgatgttccaccgccaacaccaccacccgagaaggacatggatgtgcatggtgatgttccaccgccaacaccgccacccgagaaggacatggatgtgcatggtgatgttccaccgccaacaccgccacccgagaaggacatggatgtgcatggtgatgttccaccgccaacaccaccacccgagaaggacatggatgtgcatggtgatgttccaccgccaacaccgccacccgagaaggacatggatgtgcatggtgatgttccaccgccaacaccgccacccgagaaggacatggatgtgcatggtgatgttccaccgccaacaccgccacccgagaaggacatggatgtgcatggtgatgttccaccgccaacaccgccacccgagaaggacatggatgtgcatggtgatgttccaccgccaacaccgccacccgagaaggacatggatgtgcatggtgatgttccaccgccaacaccgccacctgagaaggacatggatgtgcatggtgatgttccaccgccaacaccaccacctgagaaggacatggatgtgcatggtgatgttccaccgccaacaccgccacccgagaaggacatggatgtgcatggtgatgttccaccgccaacaccgccacccgagaaggacatggatgtgcatggtgatgttccaccgccaacaccgccacctgagaaggacatggatgtgcatggtgatgttccaccgccaacaccgccacccgagaaggacatggatgtgcatggtgatgttccaccgccaacaccaccacccgagaaggacatggatgtgcatggtgatgttccaccgccaacaccaccacccgagaaggacatggatgtgcatggtgatgttccaccgccaacaccaccacccgagaaggacatggatgtgcatggtgatgttccaccgccaacaccaccacccgagaaggacatggatgtgcatggtgatgttccaccgccaacaccaccacccgagaaggacatggatgtgcatggtgatgttccaccgccaacaccgccacccgagaaggacatggatgtgcatggtgatgttccaccgccaacaccaccacctgagaaggacatggatgtgcatggtgatgttccaccgccaacaccaccacccgagaaggacatggatgtgcatggtgatgttccaccgccaacaccgccacccgagaaggacatggatgtgcatggtgatgttccaccgccaacaccgccacccgagaaggacatggatgtgcatggtgatgttccaccgccaacaccaccacccgagaaggacatggatgtgcatggtgatgttccaccgccaacaccaccacctgagaaggacatggatgtgcatggtgatgttccaccgccaacaccgccacccgagaaggacatggatgtgcatggtgatgttccaccgccaacaccaccacccgagaaggacatggatgtgcatggtgatgttccaccgccaacaccaccacctgagaaggacatggatgtgcatggtgatgttccaccgccaacaccaccacccgagaaggacatggatgtgcatggtgatgttccaccgccaacaccaccacccgagaaggacatggatgtgcatggtgatgttccaccgccaacaccgccacccgagaaggacatggatgtgcatggtgatgttccaccgccaacaccgccacccgagaaggacatggatgtgcatggtgatgttccaccgccaacaccgccacctgagaaggacatggatgtgcatggtgatgttccaccgccaacaccaccacccgagaaggacatggatgtgcatggtgatgttccaccgccaacaccgtcacctgagaaggacatggatgtgcatggtgatgttccaccgccaacaccgccacctgagaaggacatggatgtgcatggtgatgttccgaTGGTTGTGGAGGGTAGTGCAAATGTTGATTCTTCATGTGTGCTTGTTTGTAGTGGAggtgctgaagaagttgtTGATGTCCCTGCAGATCTTGAATCGGTTGATGATGAAAATGTTTATGTTTCCGAATTGCAATCCACTGCTGTTTTGAATGAAGATGTTACATTGTTGTTAGATGAATGTGACAGAATGGTGGTAGGTCGTGACGAGGGTGCCTCTGGTAGATCTGTTGGCGTGCCAACACTACAGGCTTCTAATTTAATAGAATTTCCACCGCCatcaaatggaaaagaacCTGCTACCTCGAGGGAAGAGGCAGCTGATCTTCTTTTAACACGTGAGAGGGAACTGCTCGATGCGATGGAACATGAGAATGAGTGTATTGACATGCTTGTGCAGTCTCTTAGAAGGATGGATAATGCATCTGAGAAGGATAGGGCTGCTTATTGTGCCGAAGTGGACAggttgcagcagcagtttaAGCTGCTGGATGAAGCGGAGGAGGAGCTGACGTTGCTGCTGGCGCGTGCCACCCAAAGGTTTAATTTATGTCGTGAGGAACGTCGGAAATCACAGTTGGAGCTCTTGGAGGCGCGCGCGCGGAAGGAAACGTACAGTTTGGCACTTGCTATGATGGACCGGGAGTTGCGTACACAGTTTGATAACGATGGCAACCGTCGCCCAGGAGGGATGTTCCTATCCAAAAGTGACTCTTCATAAACAcgtctcatttttttctctagGTGGGGCACAGGTGAGTAGGATTGAATATCCGGTTACTCTGCCTTTAACTTCGGAGTGGAAATGGTGCCTTTAACCGATTTTTCACCTTGTACGGTATTGTACAGGTGTAGCTActactgatttttttttcacattcGGCTGCACATTGGGTGTGCAACCGGACAATGTTTCGAAGCGGGTGCTGATTTTGGCGCTGGGGATGAAACCACGCGACAGCATTCGCGTGAGTTTGAGGTTGCTTCGTCTATGCAAGTGACTCCGTTGCTTTCACTAATTGCTGTGGACCCCTCCTGGGGGGAAGGGACTCAGTGGGCAAAGCAAATGTCGTCTTTTTGGCTTGTTTTGATGCTACGGAAAATcgctccttcctcttttgtatTGTCCGCTAGAATACCCGTTTGTCACTTTGTATACCCACATTTTTGATGCAGTGTAaccctccctccttttccccattttttcttttacatttGATGATTTCGTCCtcgaaaaaataatacaataGTTGCACTAAGCGCTACAAGGTAAACCATGGCCGACCACGAGTTGTCCGAGTCCGAGAAGGCAATTGAACGATATAAGGTGAAGAAGCTCATCCAAATGCTCGAGAGTGCTCGCGGTATGGGCACAAGCGTCATAAGCATTTACATGACCCCAAAGGAGCAGATATCTGGCATGGTAACCAAACTGAACAACGAGTACGGAACGGCCTCCAACATCAAATCGCACACCAACAAGCTTAGCGTTCAAAGTGCCATCACTGCCTCTCTCGGTAGGTTAAAGCAGTACAACCGACTCCCACCTAATGGGCTCCTCCTCTACTGCGGTACCGTCCTCACGGCAGAaaacaaggagaaaaaactTACACTTGATATTGAGCCTTTCAAGCCGGTTAGCCGGAGCCTATACCTCTGTGACAACAAGTTCCACACCGAAGAGCTCCACCGCATGCTGGAGTCTGATGAGAAGTTTGGATTCATTGTTGTAGACGGTAGTGGCACAACCTATGCAACTCTTTGTGGGAGTGTGAAGGAGAAGCTGAGTTCATTCACCGTAGAGCTACCGAAAAAGCACGGAAGAGGTGGTCAAAGTAAAAATCGTTTCGCACGTATTCGTATGGAAAGGCGCCACAACTACCTTCGCAAGGTGGCCGAAGGCGCCACGCAATTATTTATAACAAACGACCGTCCAAATATCGTGGGGCTCGTGCTTGCCGGTTCTGCTGAGTTCAAGGAAGTGTTGTACCAGTCAGATCTGTTTGATCCGCGCCTGAAAGCGATCGTGGTGAAGGTTGTAGATGTTGCCCACCCGGGCGATGTGGGCCTCAATCAGGCCATAGATCTCGCGGCGGATGCGCTGTCTGGAGTTAAGCTCGTACAAGAGAAGAAACTACTTCAGGGATTCTTCGATCAGATCGCTTGTGATACGCAGCTGTATTGCTTTGGTGTTCAGGATACCCTGAAGTGCTTGGAGGCGGGCGCGGTGGAAACACTTATTGTGTATGAAGACCTTAACATTTACCGCTACACTGTTGTGAAGAATCGCGGAGCAGACGATGAGGAAACCTTCGTCCATGTTATGTCGGAGGAAGAAGCAAAGAGGTCTAATATACACATGCAGGAGTCCGGGAAGACACGCAATGAAATTGAACAGGAAGACTTTGTCGACTGGCTCGCGACAAACTACCGCAAGTTTGGTTGCGCCTTGGAGTTGATCACGAATCGCAGCCAGGAGGGAACTCAATTCGTCCGCGGTTTTGGAGGGATTGGAGGTGTGTTGCGGTATAAACTTGATATTATTGCTTTGCGTGatgtggagaaaaaagaagatgatgaggAGCGCATTGCAGCGAACAATGAGGAGTTTGACTTCGACGACGACTTTATGTAAGACCACTTCCGTTTGGTATCGTTTTCGTGTCCGTGGACGTTGGGGCGCTCGTGCACGTTGTGTGTAATGAAGTAAATTTGAAATAGATGAGTGGTTAGCGTCATAAAGCTGTGGGTAGCAAGTAATTTCGTGTCAGA
Proteins encoded in this window:
- a CDS encoding eukaryotic peptide chain release factor subunit 1, putative, which translates into the protein MADHELSESEKAIERYKVKKLIQMLESARGMGTSVISIYMTPKEQISGMVTKLNNEYGTASNIKSHTNKLSVQSAITASLGRLKQYNRLPPNGLLLYCGTVLTAENKEKKLTLDIEPFKPVSRSLYLCDNKFHTEELHRMLESDEKFGFIVVDGSGTTYATLCGSVKEKLSSFTVELPKKHGRGGQSKNRFARIRMERRHNYLRKVAEGATQLFITNDRPNIVGLVLAGSAEFKEVLYQSDLFDPRLKAIVVKVVDVAHPGDVGLNQAIDLAADALSGVKLVQEKKLLQGFFDQIACDTQLYCFGVQDTLKCLEAGAVETLIVYEDLNIYRYTVVKNRGADDEETFVHVMSEEEAKRSNIHMQESGKTRNEIEQEDFVDWLATNYRKFGCALELITNRSQEGTQFVRGFGGIGGVLRYKLDIIALRDVEKKEDDEERIAANNEEFDFDDDFM